The Lepus europaeus isolate LE1 chromosome 1, mLepTim1.pri, whole genome shotgun sequence genome contains the following window.
ACCTTTCACACGTTTCTTATGCACTAGGGGACTTCTACTTCAGCCCTGCCTTTCTCCTGTAAAACCTGAAAACCAAACCATATCACTTTGATATTTCTTCATGAATACCCTAACCTAGTCCACAGAAAACTAATCTATAATCACTCCAACTGTTTCTTATACGTCTGTGGCCATAGCATGCTAAGGATGCAATCAACCCATCCCTGCCTGCAATCCATTACTATGTTCCCTTCTACACATAGTGCTGGTGTATGGCACATCTAACAGGTGGGGAGAGCAGGTGGCAGGATGGGGAGAAATACTCAGTCCAGCCTGCCATGTGCATAGGCTTGTCGGAGAGATAAAACATGAACATTTCATCTCCGTACACAgaatcttctgatgctttcccagaggGATTGCAGTTAAGGGGGACCTTTAGGAGTGGGTGTGGAAATACAGGtcaaactgccacttgggatcccCATAtcaccagagtgctggttggagtccttgATACTCtggtctctgatccagctccatgctagtgcaccctggaaggcagcagattgtTCAAgcgctggggctcctgccacttacataggagacctggatggagtgccccGCTCCagatgtcagcctggcccagctctgttccGGACAGTGAGTGAGTCATAaggcatatggaagatctttctgcctttcgagtgtgtattaaatttaaaaaacaagagtggGCCAGTGTGgcggcagagcaggttaagctgccacctgcagtgctgacatcccatttggggtgctggttggggtcctggctgctccacttctgattcagcctcctACTAATacaccaggaaaagcagtggaggatggctcaatcCCCTGGTCCCCATCACCCATGttgagacccagaagcagcccgagccatgtggtcatttgggggagtaaacccgcagatggaagacctctccctcactGTAACTGCTTTTctaacaaacaaaaagaccaaaTCCACAGAGTTGATTCAGAGAGGCAGTTGTTAACCCATTAATTCAACCCCTACTGAGCTTCTTGTCAGAACTGTTCTAGAGGTACAGGTTTCTCTCTGGGGGGAAGGAGGGTAGGTGTTTTGCACACTGGTTAAGGAACTGCTTGGACGTCCATATCTggtactggagggcctgggtttgagtactaGCTCTGCTTCAGTTCTTGATAATGCAAATCTtagcaggcagcagatgacggctcacaTAGTTGGGGCCCTTTTGTCATGTTGGGGACCCTccctgagttccttgctcctgacttcggccgggccccagctctggctattgtgaggatttggggtgtgaactagtagatgaagacctattcctttcaaaataaaacagcaCACACATGGTATGCACCGATTACTTCCGTTTTACACTTTGTATCAGAACTAGCCCAGTATCTCTTCACAGTACAGACTTAACAAATACTGGGTGAAAAAATGCTTGGTAGCAACGGGTTTTTCATAAATCTGGATTAGCTAATACAAAAGCAGAGTTCAAGGGCACCAGAAATTTAATAGGTGAAGAAATTTATCTTTCTCCCCCaagactctttttttattttttaattttttttattttacaggcagagtggatagtgagagacagggagaaaggtcttcctttgccgttggttcaccctccaatggctgctgcggctggcgcactgcgctgatccgaagccaggagccaggtgcttctcctggtctcccatgaggcgcccaagctgttgggccatcctccactgtactcccgggccacagcagagagctggcctgaaagaggagcaactggaacagaatccagcgccccaaccgggaccagaacccggtgtgccagcgccgcaaggcagaggattagcctgttgagccacggcgccggcctccacttgCACtttcaaaaccagatatttctgtgtAAAATACCCTGACAGGTTAAAGGTGTACAACCACTATGTCAGTGAGATTGGTGGTCTTCATTTGGTGGTGACAAAAATGCTGCAGTTTAGTACTTAaacctttttattctttttttaaaaaaatatttatttatttatttgaaagtcagagttacagagagagagagagagagagagagagagagagagagagagagagacaggtcttccatctaatggttcattccccagattgccacaaaatgccggagctgtgctgatccgaagccaggagcttcctctgggtttcccatgtgggtgcagggcccaaggacctgggtcatcttctactgctttcctaggccatagcagagagctggatcggaagtggagcagccggggctcaaaccggcacccatatggaatgccggcacttcaggctaggcgTTACCCGCTGctctacagcgccggccccctagtaCTTAAACTTAGTGATGACCTGTTTTCATGTAGGCAGAATAACTAAGGAGAGCTATGaaagctaaaaagaaaacaagactaGGACAAGGACACTATGAAGCCAACCACTGCACCACTGTGCCTTAGCAAGGGCAGACAAGCCAAAATCACTGATTGGTTTCCTGAGTGATTCAATCAGATAGCTTGTTTTTCCTCTGAAAAATCCCATCAATGGTTGCATTCCGTAGTACCACAGTAACACTCAGAGTCATAAAATCATCACATTTTCCAGAAGATATATTATACAAAATACACTCAGGATCATAGATTGCTTTTTCTTCGTCTTTTCTTCCCTGAACGTGCAGTTGtttgagtctcttgtgtttcttcttttacaTCAGATACAGGCTGTCTGAAAACTATTTCATTATCTTTCTCGTCATCTTTCATTTCAGCTGCTTCAGATTTTCGTCTCTCCAAATATGATggtgtacaaactggtgtggggcCCTGGAATCAACAAGTGGAAATTTGTAATACACAAACGTGGAGTGACTTCAGGATTGACTTCACACCTGACAATCATCTCCCCTCAATTTTCACAAAGCTGTGTCCTGGTATTTTAGGCCTGCTTCTATTTTTGGTGGTGTAACAGCAGATCAAGTTGCCAAGTCACCACTAAAGTCCTACCAAAATATCACAAGGTTAAATTGGAAACCTAACAAAAGGACAGTAGCAGAAACTGCTTCTCTTCCCCACACAGTGTTTACCATGGTGCCCAGAATATTGAAGACAACCTTACCTGGCTATCCACAGACTTCTCAGGAGTGTTAGCAATAcctgaagtcttttttttcttcttcttgggtatgccagttttcttcttctttgaagGTACATTTaccaccttcaaataaattttaaaactttagcaATCTACACATTTACCAGCTATGTGAACataattcttttaattctttttctattATCCGACatataattcaaaaaaattttaaaaaatttacctgGCCATTTGTAGAGTTCTGAAGATCAGTGCTTCCaacatttttccctttctgtaaaATCTACAAtaaacacagaagttaacaacaaggaatctctttttttttttttttttttttaagacttattatttgaaaggcagagatacagagaaagagaaatatcttccgcccactggttcaatcctgcaatggccacaatggccagggctgggctaggccgaagccaggagcaaggaatttcttctgggtttcccagatggatgcaggggcccaagcacttgggccattttctgctgctttcccaggccattagcagggaggtggatcagaagtagggcagctgagactccaataggtgcccatgtgggatgccggcactgcaggcagtagcttaacctctataccacagtgctggcctctcgtCGTTTTACTTTTTATACATAACCATTAGTTACTCATGTATTATTGGGGAATCTTCCTTAAATGACAgagcattttaatttaaaagcaaaaccCACAAACATAGTGAATACAGTGGTAGAACTGTAAGATGGGTCTAACTGAAGGACTGGCAGAAGCCGGAGGTTGGACGGAAGCCAAAACCTGGAGCTGGAGGACGACAATCCCAACTTCAGGAAAGCAGGAAGAATGTGAGAGCTCAGCCTATGTGCATCACGGTGGCAATGAAGCCAGTTTGCTTTTCCACTAAATAATAAGCAGGGTGCAGGGGGAAAAAATGCTTGCCTGTTCTTAAGCTTCACTGTCCCAGCTGCCAAATGCAAGAGATGACATGATGTTCTAGTATGTTAATGACCACGTTTAGCATTTGGACAAAGAATTGAGAATCAGgaattgttgcagttgatttctcaacaatgttgcaggcCACAGGAGGATAACTCGATCTTCTAATTTCTGGATAAGGCTTTGAGACTTAATAAACTTGGGAATAGGTGCCATTTCTTACCaactactttaaaaagaaaattaattttatttgaaaggcagagtggcagaggaagacagaaggagggagagacagagattttccatttgctggttcactccctcagtggctttaacagccaaggctgggccaggctgcagacaggagccaggaactccatctgggtcccccacatgggtggtgggagcccaagtacttgggccatctttgctgcttttccaggcacattagcaggaagctggatgagaagcagagtggaTGGGGGCTGATGCTTTAATACAGTCTGCTGGTATAACAAGTGGTATAACACACCTGTCCCCTACCTAGCTTTTTGGAAATAATATGACAGGATCCAAGGAAGACAGAAAACAACTTCAAGATTTagtcaagaaaagaaagaagatctTCACTTATCCCGGCCACACTCTAATGACCTGCATTCTTGTTTTATAGTAAAAGACAAACATGTCTCCTTTCTATGTCAGAAGGAGCAAAGATACAATAAGGTCTCCTAGTCTTACTTCCTCATAAGCACAGAACTTAGAAATGGATGAACACCTGTGCTAATGTAAACCAAAAAACTGATACgtattttctatttctgataCATTCTTTAGAACTATTTCTAGCTTGaaagaacacaaaacaaaactttaGAATGGCTTAAAAAGGAAGGTCAATTTACAATCTTACTTACTAATACTTATTGACAGGATCAGAGTGTACTCAAACAAACATCAATTCTGGTAATATCATCTTTAAATGGTAACCTCAGAGCataatgatttttaattaaagaatggCTCAACTTCAATAACTTGCCCACAAGGGGCAAGTGTtatggtatagtgagttaagacacccatagcagaatgctggtttgagtccaagctactCTGCACTTATAATCTAGCTTCttcctaatatgcctgggaggcagcagacaatggccaaaatccttgggttCCTACTGCCCAGGTGGAGACATGGAGAGAATTCCAGGCTACTGGTTTCGACCTGgcctgctctggctgttacaggcatttaggaaatgaaccagtgggtagaagatataTACCTGTcaatctgcttctcaaaaaaaatttttttttaagatttatgtatttgatatgcagagttacaaagaggcagaggcggcGGCGGTGGTGGCAAGGGGGAGTGGGGGctgttccagccactggttcactccccgaatggccacaacagccgaagctaggccgatccgaagccaggagcttcttctgggtctcccatgtgggtacaagggcccaagcacttcggccatcctctgctgccttcccaagcacatcagcaggaagctggattggaagtggagcagccaggactcaaaccagtgcccatatgggatgccggcaccacaggcagtggcttcacctagTATGCCCATAGATTAAACTTAACAAAAAATCAGATCAGGAAAGTTATGCAAACAGATAATCCCCTTAAGGAGTTTCTTCTGTATGACTGAAACAACTTCTAGAAAAATCTAAATGCTATGTCCCCAAAACTCAGTGAAATTCTAGTATATACACTGATTAGATACTTTGTAAATAATCACAGATGTAATACATGTTACAACTATTGAGGTAAAGTCCACCCACAAGAAAAGTCAcacaaaaaattttagaaaggaaTATTTACCAATGAGGGAAAATCATAATCAATTCCTTTTTTAGCTAATTTCTTTCTgagtagtttttctttctttttaaatcgcTCCTCCATCCGTAGCTTTTGTAGAAGTGTCCGATTCCGATTATACCGTTTCACTGCTGGATGTGATGGCTGATGAAATGGAACATTCCATGCTTTAAAAAGTTCCTCATGTACTTTTTCAGGTGGCATAAAatgacctatttttaaaaagctaaacgTCAGGCAAGTGGTAGAGAAAGGATTTTCATGTTACATTTAGAGTTTCCTCAATACTATTCCTCATATCACAATCAAGATGATGCAACTAATCTATCAGATTATGGATCAGCTAAGATTACTTACACACCAAGAGCCTTTCACCAAAAAGGTAGTTGTTCATTGTATCAGCAACTATCTTGGCAACATCCTCAGACTCAAACTCCACAAAGGCATAGCCTCTGCTATTTCCAGTCTGTAACGGAAAACCCACcacaaaaagtaaaattaaactcTAACACAACGGCAAATTCCTAAAATGCTATTAATTTAAATAATGCATATAAGCTCCTTGTCAAATGTTACAACACCTTTAATTCCAACCTCAACTCATACATACTGGGGACTgttaagggaaaagaaaagatccAAGATAATCTGAATAGGCAGCTGACTTTCCAGTTACTCCCGGGATTTGGGTTATACTCAAACATGTTACATATCTGATCATTATGGCTGGAAAATATTTAATAGCAACATCCACTGTATAAAGGAAATCTGGTAGTCCCTCACAGTCCTTtatgcattatcttttttttttttttaaaggtttatttaaaaggcagagtgacaaagagagagagttagGAAGAGAATGCGATCTTCCActtaccagttcactccccaaatgctcccaacagctggggcaggattAGGCAGAAGTtagaagctaggaactctatctgggtctcctacactgatggcaggggtccaagcgcttgggccatcatccattgtctTACCAGGTACCTTCAGCAGAAATGGAATTgtaggaactgggactcaaataagcactgatatgggatgcaggcatcccaagcagaagtttaacctgttgtgccacaatgcccgcccctcaTTACCTACTCCAATAGCAGTCAGATTTAGTTATATACTCAGGATCCAGTAAGATGTTTCACAAACAAAAGCTGGTAGTACAACCTCATTTCACGCATGAGAAGTGAAAATAAACTAACTCCTCCATGTCACCAGGCCAGTAAAAAACCCTTCTCAGCAGTGGTTAGGGTCCTGCTTAGAACACCTGCATCACTTactgagtgtctgggttccagtgctggctccagttccCATTATGGCTTCCTGCTGGTACACACCCTgtaaggcagcaagtgatggctcaagtaactgggtcctcaCCATCCACAGGGGAaaaccagactgagttctaggctccaggcttcagcctgaaggcatctggggagtgaagtagcaggtggaagatctccgtctctgtctctctgcctcaaataaaacAGCCATCACTGCAAACACTGCTCATTTTTGTGTTTATCACCTTCATAGCCAGGGATGAAGGAACAGTGACAACATTCTCTGAAGTGGCCTGTGTTCCTAACCTACACATTGCATCACAaactggatctttaaaaaaaatctatcccaTTTGAACTCTATGGAGTTAAAATGCTCaggtttggatcctggctctaACACTTTGTAAAACTTGAATTacgggggctggtgttatggtgtagtgggtgaagtgcgctggcatcccatatgggtgccagtttgagtcccagctgctccacttccaatccagctccctgctaatagcctgggaagcagtgaaggatggcccaagtgccagggccccACACCTATacaagagactcagaagaaactcctagctcctggcattagcttggtccagccctggctgctacaaacatttagggagtgaaccagtggatggaagacttccttctctgtaattctaataattaaaataaatcttaacactcacacacacacacacacacacaaatgataaAAACCATTACTCTAACAGTGTTGCTATGAAGATGTGAAATAATCCATGAGCGCTCTACAAGATGTCTGTCATATTTACTCAATGTTAACAATATTCTGCAGTCTTTGCATTACATGTATTTATGGATATGGATCAATACTGGCAATGTGATTCTGGAGACAAACAATGAGTTACAAGTGACACTGCAGCTGGCAGGTTGATTCCCAGCACCAGCTATGTCACTGTCGAGCAATACTTGCACAACTGAGTCTAATGCACCAGGAAGATACTAGTGAAAACTGAAACACCTGAAAAATGCATTTACAATCCCTACTTCAAAAGAGAAGGCAAAGATGGTGTGGTGGGAGACACTATAACATCCTACTCCATATACCACCACTGCAAAATAATAAAACCTTTGACGAGCTACTTGAAAACACATCctatattacaaaagaaaaacaccccaaaagacaaaccaaaacaaaacaatcctGTCCCATTTCCCAACAACATCAGAATATAATAAATAGCAAACAGTCAAAACTAAGATGGAGCAGGAAGGCCAAAactcctttaaaagaaaaaaaaaaaaaaaaaaaaaggtccagtaaaataaaaaagcatgtgGGTTTATTCAGAGAGTGTTGAAACTCACAAGTCAGGATGTTAACAATGGGTGAGGGGTATTGATTAAAATATCCTATTTCCCTAGATTTGAATTCAAAATACAAGTCAGGGAGGACAATGACTATATTGTTAACATAGAAAACATCATAAGATAATGTCCCACAAAAAGCGGAAAGTGTGAACAGTAAGAAATGATTACAATAGGAACTCCAGTGATCGACAAATGATACTCAAACACCCTGAGAATAAGGCAGATACAGAAACCATGACCATTCTATGTGCAGTGATTCTAAGGCTATGctgtaaaacagtatttttcaaaatcagagtGACAAACAATGGGTAGTAAAATCAATTTACTAAGTCAGAAAGGTAGTTAAAAGAAAACAGGATGCAGGGGCCggtactgtagcatagtgggtatagctgctgcctgcagtgccagcatcccatatgggtacgggtctgagtcctggctgctccacttcctatccagctctctgctatggtctgggaaagcaaaagatgacccacttccttgggcccctggcttcagactggctcagctccagccattgtggccatttggggagtgaagcagtgaatggaagacctctctctctgcctctccttctctctctgtgactttcaaaataaatcttaaaaaaaaaaaaaaaaaagatgcaattaaaaaaaatcattgtattgCACGAAACAAGACAAGGCTTAGCCACTGTCTTACACAAATTAGTTATGTttacatacatgtgtatgtgcTGGCCTGTGCTACAGAACTTATTGTGGAACAAAGTTAGAAATACAGTTCTAAAAAATCTGCCTACATTCGCACAAATAATGTTCACAGCAGGGTGGATAAACTTCATTCCAGACAGGTAATACAGTGACAACAAATGAATATATAGTTACAAGGAAAATACTCAAAACAGATTATTGAAGGAAAAAATTCAGTTGCAGAATGATAGATGTATCATATAGTTAATGTAGTTTAAAAACAACCCTATATAGTAATATAGATAAATGAACATATACCGAAGACTTAAAAAGATATGTAGCAATGAAAAACACCTCGTTTGTGGACAGTAATTTCCTGGATATGCGGAGAAATGTGACGACTGAAGGTATTCCCTTCTcaacaaagaagagcccaggtccaggcttcactgctgaattttaccagacatttaaagaactccaattcttctcaagttattaaaacaactgaaagggagggaatcctcccaaattctttcaatgaagccagcatcaccttaattcccagaCCCGAAAAGACACAAtagagagaactacagaccagtttccctgatgaacatagatgcaaaaatcctcaacaaaattctagccattcgaatccaacaacatatcagaaagatcatccacctagaccaagtgggatttatccctggtatgcagggatgggtcaacatttgcaaatcaatatgacacatcacattaacaaactgcagaacaaaaatcatgattatctcaatagatgcagagaaagcatttgataaaatacagcactctttcatgatgaaaaccccaagcaaactgggtatagaagtaacattccttaacacaattaaagcaatttatgacaaacccatggccagcatcctattgaatgggaaaaaagttggaagcattctcactgagatcaGGAACcaatgatgcccactctcaccactgctagtcAAGATactcttggaagttttagccagagctattaggcaagaaaaagaaatcaaagggattcagatctggaaagaggaagtcaaacattcctttttgcagatgatgtgattctacatataggggatccaaaagactccactaagactactggaactcacagaagagtttggtaaagtagcaggatataacatcaatacacaaaaatcagcagtctttgaatatacagacaatgccatggatgaaaaagaatttctaagatcaacctcattcacaatagctaccaaaaaaatcaaataccttggaataaatgtaagcaaggatgtcaaagatctctacaatgagaattacaatacattaaagatacaaaaagatgaagaaatcttccatgtttatgtattagaagaatcaatatcatcaaaatgtccattctcccaaaagcaatttacagattcaatgtgataccaatcaaaataccaaagacatttttctcagacctagaaaaaatgatgctgaaattcatttggaaacacaggagacctttaatagctaaagcaatcttacacaacaaaaacaaaggcagaggcatcacaataccagatttcaagacatactacaaggcagttacaatcaaaacagcttggtactggtacaaaaacaaagggatagacaaatggaacagaacagaaacaccaaaatcaatccaagcatctacaaccagcttatatttgaccaaagagctaaaagcaatctctggagcaaggacagtctcttcaacaaatggtgctaggaaaactggatttccacatgcagaaggatgaagcaaaacccctacttCACACCTTACGCAAAAAACCattcaatatggattaaagatctaaatctacaacctgataccatcaaattagaaaacactggggaaccctgcaagacattggcacaggcaaagagttcatggaaaagacaccttgaggcacaggcaatcaaagccaaaattcacaaatggaattacatcaaattgagaagcttctgtattgccaaagaaacactcagagaagtgaagaggcaaccgaaagaataggagaaat
Protein-coding sequences here:
- the NIFK gene encoding MKI67 FHA domain-interacting nucleolar phosphoprotein; translation: MADFSRPAGPILSLNPEKDAQFRKEVEQVRKRVTQKKKQETLTPGVIYVGHLPPTLYETQIQEYFSQFGTVTRFRLSRSKRTGNSRGYAFVEFESEDVAKIVADTMNNYLFGERLLVCHFMPPEKVHEELFKAWNVPFHQPSHPAVKRYNRNRTLLQKLRMEERFKKKEKLLRKKLAKKGIDYDFPSLILQKGKNVGSTDLQNSTNGQVVNVPSKKKKTGIPKKKKKKTSGIANTPEKSVDSQGPTPVCTPSYLERRKSEAAEMKDDEKDNEIVFRQPVSDVKEETQETQTTARSGKKRRRKSNL